A genomic region of Streptosporangium lutulentum contains the following coding sequences:
- the recD2 gene encoding SF1B family DNA helicase RecD2: MTVPAKPYPADVEGSVEQLVYVRDDEYTIARMSAEGLPSFVAAGRALAGVQPGETLRLAGEWEEHPRHGSRLVVERCERVVPSTVRAITLYLGSGLIRGIGPRLAHAIVSHLGERTLTVIDTEPERLREVLNIGAVRQEQIVQAWAEQKEVAALMVVLQGFGISPLLAAKVYQVYGNDSREVLTGDPYRLIGQVRGIAFHTADRIALRSGVPENSPQRIKAAIVDRLETASARDGHCFLPLRALLVAVASLVEQEEALIRRAVDALIADHRIVVEASPAGSGQVVYSKEQHSREVTLATHLDRLWRARSTLPLRAFADDEGLHEDQRMAVNLALTSTVSILTGGPGCGKSHTVKVIAATVRAMGGTVTLAAPTGKAAKRLSELTGLPAMTVHRMLAPRPELEGTLFQQSPAQADLIVVDETSMLDLQLATRLTAAIPAGSHLLLVGDSDQLPSIGPGSVLADLLLVEEIPRVRLTHVFRQAQDSGIVQAAHRIRAGELPALPGRGGFWFEELDDPDQVAERVVHLATEAIPRKQNIGKDQVQVLSPMRKGATGTAELGRRLQERLNPPREGAAEHWSGPAVFRVGDRVMPIRNNYDKGVFNGQTATVTALSPQERLMEIRTDDGVSVEYTFGELDELTHAYAISVHRSQGSEYPFVVAPIVAEAGGVMLRRRLLYTLVTRAKAWVVLVGQREALEMAVNQLGYRRNTGLAPRLALSLGTVPRTARATAEPGSGPVVSESGRSPV, from the coding sequence GTGACCGTGCCCGCGAAGCCGTACCCGGCGGACGTGGAGGGCTCCGTCGAGCAACTGGTGTACGTCCGCGACGACGAGTACACGATCGCGCGGATGAGCGCCGAGGGCCTGCCCTCCTTCGTCGCCGCCGGCCGGGCGCTGGCCGGGGTGCAGCCCGGGGAGACGCTGCGACTGGCGGGGGAGTGGGAGGAGCACCCGCGCCACGGCAGCCGCCTGGTGGTCGAGCGGTGCGAGCGGGTGGTCCCCTCCACCGTGCGCGCCATCACGCTCTACCTCGGCTCGGGCCTGATCCGCGGGATCGGGCCGAGGCTCGCCCACGCCATCGTCAGCCACCTGGGGGAGCGGACGCTCACGGTCATCGACACCGAGCCGGAGCGACTGCGGGAAGTCCTCAACATCGGCGCCGTGCGGCAGGAACAGATCGTCCAGGCGTGGGCGGAGCAGAAGGAGGTCGCCGCGCTGATGGTCGTCCTCCAGGGCTTCGGGATCAGCCCGCTGCTCGCGGCCAAGGTCTACCAGGTGTACGGCAACGACTCGCGAGAGGTCCTCACCGGCGACCCGTACCGGCTGATCGGCCAGGTCAGGGGGATCGCCTTCCACACCGCCGACCGGATCGCGCTGCGATCGGGGGTGCCGGAGAACAGCCCGCAACGGATCAAGGCGGCGATCGTCGACAGGCTGGAGACGGCGTCCGCCCGTGACGGGCACTGCTTCCTGCCCCTGCGCGCCCTCCTCGTCGCGGTGGCGAGCCTGGTGGAGCAGGAGGAGGCGCTGATCCGCCGGGCGGTCGACGCGTTGATCGCCGACCACCGGATCGTCGTCGAGGCGTCGCCGGCGGGCTCCGGTCAGGTGGTGTACTCCAAGGAGCAGCACAGCCGCGAGGTCACGCTGGCGACGCACCTGGACAGGCTCTGGCGGGCCCGTTCGACGCTTCCGCTGCGCGCGTTCGCCGACGACGAGGGGCTGCACGAAGACCAGCGGATGGCCGTGAACCTGGCGCTGACCAGCACCGTGTCCATCCTGACCGGCGGCCCCGGTTGCGGCAAGAGCCACACGGTGAAGGTGATCGCGGCGACCGTTCGGGCGATGGGCGGCACGGTGACCCTGGCCGCGCCGACGGGCAAGGCGGCCAAGCGCCTGTCGGAGCTCACCGGTCTGCCCGCGATGACCGTGCACCGGATGCTCGCCCCGCGGCCCGAGCTGGAGGGCACGCTGTTCCAGCAGTCTCCCGCGCAGGCGGATCTGATCGTGGTGGACGAGACGTCGATGCTGGACCTGCAGCTGGCCACCCGGCTGACGGCCGCGATCCCGGCGGGCAGCCACCTGCTGCTGGTCGGAGACAGCGACCAGCTCCCCAGCATCGGGCCCGGCAGCGTGCTGGCCGACCTGCTGCTGGTGGAGGAGATCCCGCGGGTCCGGCTGACCCACGTCTTCCGGCAGGCGCAGGACAGCGGGATCGTCCAGGCCGCCCACCGGATCCGGGCGGGTGAGCTGCCTGCGCTGCCCGGCAGGGGCGGTTTCTGGTTCGAGGAGCTCGACGATCCTGACCAGGTGGCCGAGCGGGTGGTCCACCTGGCGACGGAGGCGATCCCCCGCAAGCAGAACATCGGCAAGGACCAGGTCCAGGTGCTGAGCCCGATGCGCAAGGGGGCGACGGGCACGGCGGAGCTCGGCCGCAGGTTGCAGGAGCGGCTGAACCCCCCGCGTGAGGGAGCGGCCGAACACTGGTCGGGCCCCGCGGTCTTCAGGGTCGGAGACCGCGTCATGCCGATCCGCAACAACTACGACAAGGGTGTGTTCAACGGGCAGACCGCCACGGTCACGGCGCTGAGCCCGCAGGAGCGGCTGATGGAGATCCGCACCGACGACGGGGTGAGCGTGGAATACACCTTCGGCGAGCTGGACGAGCTGACCCACGCCTACGCGATCAGCGTGCACCGCTCCCAGGGCAGCGAGTACCCGTTCGTGGTGGCGCCGATCGTGGCCGAGGCCGGAGGCGTGATGTTGCGCCGCAGGCTGCTGTACACCCTGGTCACCAGAGCGAAGGCGTGGGTGGTCCTCGTCGGCCAGCGCGAGGCGCTGGAAATGGCGGTGAACCAGCTCGGTTACCGGAGGAACACCGGCCTGGCCCCGAGGCTGGCCCTGAGCCTGGGAACCGTGCCGCGCACAGCGCGCGCGACGGCCGAGCCGGGCTCGGGGCCGGTCGTGAGCGAGAGCGGCCGATCTCCCGTCTGA
- a CDS encoding MarR family winged helix-turn-helix transcriptional regulator, which translates to MGTADLPEALSNVLFGIQRIIRRKLRHALDRPRLRGAQVELLQLVAANPGIGVSAAAKELYLAGNSVSTLVNQLRAVGLLHRETDPQDRRSALLLPTSEAEAQLRAWQERRVALVREQVERLSEDDRAALVAALPALHQLAEGLQEEVERL; encoded by the coding sequence ATGGGTACAGCAGACCTTCCCGAAGCCCTCTCCAATGTTCTGTTCGGCATCCAGCGGATCATCCGGCGCAAACTGCGCCACGCCCTGGATCGGCCCCGGCTGCGCGGTGCCCAGGTCGAGTTGCTCCAGCTGGTCGCGGCCAACCCCGGAATCGGCGTGTCGGCGGCGGCCAAGGAGCTTTACCTGGCGGGGAACTCGGTGTCCACGCTGGTCAACCAGCTCAGGGCGGTCGGTCTGCTGCACCGGGAGACAGACCCGCAGGACCGCCGGTCCGCGCTGCTGCTGCCCACCTCCGAAGCCGAGGCACAGCTCAGGGCCTGGCAGGAGCGGCGCGTCGCGCTCGTCCGCGAGCAGGTGGAGCGGCTCAGCGAGGACGACAGGGCGGCACTGGTCGCCGCGCTCCCGGCGCTTCACCAGCTCGCGGAAGGTTTGCAGGAGGAAGTGGAGAGACTATGA
- a CDS encoding LysE family translocator produces the protein MVSVNAFAGIGAVALGMVLTPGPNMIYLVSRSVTQGRRAGLISLSGVAAGFLVYLAAAAAGIATIFAVVPALYTAVKLAGAGYLLWLAWKAVRPGGEPVFAPTALPVDPPRRLFSMGLLTNLLNPKIAILYVSLLPQFVDPALGHVAEQSLLLGLTQIAVALSVNAMIVLTAGAVAAFMGRRPMWMRVQRYLMGAVLAGLALRIATDRSSAVAP, from the coding sequence ATGGTCTCTGTCAACGCTTTCGCCGGCATCGGGGCGGTCGCTCTTGGAATGGTCCTCACCCCCGGACCCAACATGATCTACCTGGTCTCCCGGTCGGTGACCCAGGGGCGCCGGGCCGGGCTGATCTCGCTGTCGGGTGTCGCCGCGGGGTTCCTGGTCTACCTGGCGGCCGCGGCCGCCGGCATCGCGACGATCTTCGCCGTGGTGCCCGCCCTCTACACCGCGGTCAAGCTCGCGGGCGCCGGATACCTGCTGTGGCTGGCGTGGAAGGCGGTACGGCCGGGCGGCGAGCCGGTCTTCGCCCCCACCGCGCTGCCGGTGGATCCGCCGCGGAGGCTGTTCTCCATGGGGCTCCTCACCAACCTCCTCAACCCCAAGATCGCCATTCTGTACGTGTCGCTGCTTCCCCAGTTCGTCGATCCGGCGCTCGGCCACGTCGCCGAGCAGAGCCTTCTCCTCGGCCTCACCCAGATCGCCGTCGCCCTGTCGGTCAACGCCATGATCGTGCTGACCGCCGGGGCGGTCGCGGCGTTCATGGGCCGCAGGCCGATGTGGATGCGCGTTCAGCGCTACCTGATGGGCGCCGTGCTGGCGGGGCTCGCCCTCCGCATCGCCACCGACCGGTCGAGCGCCGTGGCGCCGTAG
- a CDS encoding GNAT family N-acetyltransferase yields MDISSRASAYLRIYDEQLRARPMPGRTAEKIGPMLRTVSNGHGQGALTYRDLGGLDGAELDAFIARQRDFFTRIGREVEWKYHGDDLPVDLPERLTAAGFEAQERETILVGEVAELTGAAEPAGGVRLREVSGRADLERIREMEETVWDADHGWLPDMLERDIAGPGDPCVVVVAEVEDQVVCAAWMRCHEGTDFVSLWGGSTLKEWRGRGIYRATVSYRARLAVDRGFRLVRVDASDASRPILTRLGLEAIATTTPYVWVPPAV; encoded by the coding sequence ATGGACATCTCATCGCGGGCTTCGGCCTATCTCCGCATCTATGACGAGCAGCTACGGGCCCGGCCGATGCCCGGCCGCACCGCCGAGAAGATCGGGCCGATGCTGCGGACCGTGTCCAACGGGCACGGGCAGGGCGCTCTGACGTATCGGGATCTGGGCGGGCTGGACGGCGCCGAACTGGACGCGTTCATCGCGCGCCAGCGTGACTTCTTCACCCGGATCGGCCGGGAGGTGGAGTGGAAGTACCACGGCGACGACCTGCCCGTGGACCTGCCGGAGCGGCTGACGGCCGCCGGATTCGAGGCCCAGGAGCGGGAGACCATCCTGGTGGGTGAGGTCGCGGAGCTGACCGGGGCCGCCGAGCCGGCCGGTGGGGTGCGGTTGCGGGAGGTGAGCGGGCGGGCCGATCTGGAGCGGATCCGGGAGATGGAGGAGACGGTCTGGGACGCCGACCACGGCTGGCTGCCCGACATGCTGGAGCGCGACATCGCCGGGCCCGGCGATCCGTGCGTGGTGGTGGTCGCCGAGGTGGAGGACCAGGTGGTGTGCGCGGCGTGGATGCGGTGCCACGAGGGCACGGACTTCGTCTCGCTGTGGGGCGGCTCGACGTTGAAGGAGTGGCGGGGGCGAGGGATCTACCGGGCGACGGTGTCGTACCGGGCCCGGCTCGCGGTGGATCGGGGGTTCCGGCTGGTGCGGGTGGACGCCTCCGACGCCAGCCGGCCGATCCTGACCAGGCTGGGCCTGGAGGCGATCGCGACGACGACGCCCTACGTGTGGGTGCCCCCGGCCGTCTGA
- a CDS encoding ketopantoate reductase family protein, producing MRYIIIGAGAVGGTIGGRLFAAGHEVVLVARGPHYEALREGGLHLATPDEVLTLPIPTVDRPEALELQPGDVLVLAVKTQHSVALLDAWAGRPVAGGGTAADLLPLVCAQNGVENERLALRRFRHVYGMCVWLPASHLEPGKIAASGSPLSGILHLGRYPSGAGETLERIAADLEKSAFLAPISPDVMRWKYAKLLSNLGNALEAICGPITGDEALELSRRAMAEGEAVLAAAGIDHAGVAEQAEVRGDRVRLRRVEGERRGGGSSWQSLARGSGSIESDYLNGEITLLGRTHGVSTPVNEVLQRLANEFARELRAPGSMTASELLALVGP from the coding sequence ATGCGATACATCATCATTGGTGCAGGGGCGGTCGGCGGAACGATCGGCGGGCGGCTGTTCGCCGCGGGCCACGAGGTCGTCCTCGTGGCCCGCGGCCCGCACTACGAGGCGCTGCGCGAGGGCGGGCTCCACCTCGCGACGCCCGACGAGGTGCTCACCCTGCCGATTCCCACGGTCGATCGGCCCGAGGCGCTCGAACTCCAGCCCGGCGACGTCCTCGTCCTCGCGGTGAAGACCCAGCACAGCGTCGCGCTGCTGGACGCCTGGGCCGGGCGGCCGGTGGCCGGCGGAGGCACGGCGGCCGACCTGCTGCCGCTGGTCTGCGCGCAGAACGGGGTGGAGAACGAGCGGCTGGCCCTGCGCCGCTTCCGCCATGTGTACGGCATGTGCGTCTGGCTTCCCGCGTCGCACCTCGAACCGGGGAAGATCGCGGCCTCGGGCTCGCCCCTGAGCGGGATCCTGCACCTCGGCCGCTACCCCTCGGGCGCCGGGGAGACCCTGGAGAGGATCGCCGCGGACCTGGAGAAGTCAGCCTTCCTCGCGCCGATCTCCCCCGACGTCATGCGCTGGAAGTACGCCAAGCTGCTGTCCAACCTCGGCAACGCCCTGGAGGCGATCTGCGGGCCGATCACCGGGGACGAGGCGCTCGAACTGAGCCGGCGGGCCATGGCCGAGGGAGAGGCCGTACTCGCGGCGGCGGGGATCGACCACGCCGGCGTGGCGGAGCAGGCGGAGGTGCGGGGCGATCGGGTGCGGCTGAGGCGCGTCGAGGGCGAGAGACGCGGCGGCGGCTCGTCCTGGCAGAGCCTGGCCCGGGGTTCCGGGTCCATCGAGTCCGACTACCTCAACGGCGAGATCACCCTCCTGGGGCGCACGCACGGGGTCTCCACACCGGTCAACGAGGTTCTGCAACGGCTGGCGAACGAGTTCGCACGCGAGCTTCGAGCGCCGGGAAGCATGACGGCCTCGGAGCTGCTGGCCCTCGTCGGCCCCTGA
- a CDS encoding winged helix DNA-binding domain-containing protein: MPQVLSRRELNRATLDRQLLLTRSELPALEAVRHLYGMQAQAPDPPYIGLWTRLAGFAHDDLARLLHERRVVRLALMRSTIHLVTADDCMALRPLLQPMLTRALRGAYGKRLAGLDLEELAAEGRALVEERPLTFRELGEPLRRRWPELAPADLVGAVRSLLALVQVPPRGIWGVGGQAAHTTAEAWLGRSQDERSSLAEAIRRYLAAYGPATVMDIQQWSGMTRLGEVARGMGLRVFATEDGAELLDLPEASRPDPDTPAPVRYLSEFDNMLLSFADRTRTRIMADEYRARVFTINGIIKATVLVDGFVRGMWKVTAKRGEAILEVDLFQPVNAREREALELEGARMLDFVAPSAKVRDIRLG, encoded by the coding sequence ATGCCCCAGGTGCTCAGCAGGCGCGAGCTCAACCGAGCCACCCTGGACCGGCAGCTCCTGCTGACCAGGTCGGAGCTGCCCGCGCTGGAGGCCGTCCGGCACCTGTACGGCATGCAGGCCCAGGCGCCCGACCCTCCCTACATCGGGCTGTGGACCCGCCTCGCCGGATTCGCCCACGACGATCTCGCCCGGCTGCTGCACGAGCGCCGGGTGGTACGGCTGGCCCTGATGCGTTCCACCATCCATCTGGTCACGGCGGACGACTGCATGGCCCTGCGCCCGCTGCTGCAGCCGATGCTGACGCGGGCACTGCGGGGCGCGTACGGCAAGAGGCTGGCCGGGCTGGACCTGGAGGAGCTCGCCGCCGAGGGGCGGGCCCTGGTGGAGGAACGGCCGCTGACCTTCCGCGAGCTCGGGGAGCCGCTGCGGCGGCGGTGGCCGGAGCTCGCCCCGGCGGACCTGGTCGGCGCTGTGCGCAGCCTGCTGGCGCTGGTGCAGGTTCCGCCGAGGGGCATCTGGGGCGTGGGAGGGCAGGCCGCCCACACCACCGCGGAGGCATGGCTGGGGCGTTCCCAGGACGAGAGGTCCTCCCTGGCCGAGGCGATCCGCCGCTACCTGGCCGCCTACGGACCCGCGACGGTGATGGACATCCAGCAGTGGTCGGGCATGACCCGGCTGGGAGAGGTCGCCCGGGGCATGGGCCTGCGGGTCTTCGCGACCGAGGACGGCGCGGAGCTGCTGGACCTGCCCGAGGCGTCGCGGCCCGACCCGGACACCCCGGCTCCGGTGCGTTACCTGTCGGAGTTCGACAACATGCTGCTGTCGTTCGCCGACCGCACCCGGACCCGGATCATGGCGGACGAGTATCGTGCGCGGGTCTTCACGATCAACGGCATCATCAAGGCGACCGTCCTGGTCGACGGGTTCGTCCGGGGCATGTGGAAGGTGACGGCGAAGCGGGGCGAGGCGATCTTGGAGGTGGACCTCTTCCAGCCGGTGAACGCGCGGGAGCGGGAGGCGCTGGAGTTGGAGGGGGCGCGCATGCTCGACTTCGTCGCCCCCTCGGCGAAGGTCCGCGACATCCGCCTCGGCTGA